A single window of Bos javanicus breed banteng chromosome 19, ARS-OSU_banteng_1.0, whole genome shotgun sequence DNA harbors:
- the LOC133231582 gene encoding olfactory receptor 1P1-like translates to MAGGNQSSVFEFLLWGLSEQPEQQHRLFLLFLWMYLVTVAGNLLIILAIGTDTRLHTPMYFFLASLSCADILFTSTTVPKALVNIQTQNRSISYVECLTQLYFFLTFGDMDIFLLATMAYDHFVAICHPLHYDMVMSRRCCIILVTACWTLTSLVAMTHTFLIFRLSFCSKKIIPDFFCDLGPLMKVSCSDTQVNERVLLFLGGAVILIPFGLILVSYIRIVSAILRVPSAQGRYKAFSTCGAHLAVVALFFGTVIRAYLWPSSSSSSSIEEDTAAAVMYTVVTPLLNPFIYSLRNKDMQGALGRLLRGKVSFSCGQ, encoded by the coding sequence ATGGCAGGAGGGAACCAGAGCAGCGTCTTTGAGTTCCTCCTCTGGGGACTCTCTGAGCAGCCAGAGCAGCAGCACAGGCTCTTCCTGCTCTTCTTGTGGATGTACTTGGTCACGGTGGCTGGGAACCTACTCATCATCCTGGCCATTGGCACTGACACGCGTCTTCAcacacccatgtacttcttcctcgcCAGCCTGTCTTGTGCAGACATCCTTTTCACCTCCACCACTGTCCCCAAGGCCCTGGTGAACATCCAGACCCAGAACAGGTCCATTTCTTATGTAGAATGCCTGACGCAGCTCTACTTTTTCTTGACATTTGGGGACATGgacatatttctcctggctacaATGGCCTATGACCACTttgtggccatctgccaccctcTCCACTACGACATGGTCATGAGCCGCCGGTGTTGCATCATCCTGGTTACTGCCTGCTGGACCCTTACGAGTCTTGTTGCCATGACACACACATTCCTCATATTCCGACTTTCCTTCTGCTCTAAAAAGATCATTCCCGACTTCTTCTGTGATCTGGGACCCCTGATGAAGGTGTCTTGCTCTGACACTCAGGTCAATGAGCGTGTGCTCCTCTTCTTGGGGGGAGCAGTCATTTTAATCCCCTTTGGGCTCATTCTGGTCTCTTATATCCGCATTGTTTCAGCCATCCTCAGGGTCCCCTCTGCCCAAGGAAGGTACAAGGCCTTCTCTACCTGTGGAGCCCACCTTGCTGTTGTTGCCTTGTTCTTTGGGACTGTGATCAGGGCTTATCTGTGGCCCTCATCCTCTTCCTCCAGTTCAATAGAAGAGGATACGGCAGCTGCCGTCATGTACACAGTGGTGACTCCTCTGCTAAACCCCTTCATTTACAGCCTGCGGAACAAGGACATGCAGGGAGCCCTGGGGAGACTTCTCAGGGGCAAAGTCTCCTTCTCCTGTGGTCAGTGA